A region from the Sutcliffiella horikoshii genome encodes:
- the glyA gene encoding serine hydroxymethyltransferase, with amino-acid sequence MNLKQQDSAIYNAIQDELLRQRRKIELIASENFVSKAVMEAQGSIMTNKYAEGYPGRRYYGGCEHVDVAEELAISRAKELFHAEHANVQPHSGAQANMAVYFTVLEHGDTVLGMNLSHGGHLTHGSPVNFSGVQYNFVEYGVDQDSQLIDYEDVREKSIKHQPKLIVAGASAYPRSIDFKRFREIADEVGALLMVDMAHIAGLVAAGLHENPVPFADFVTTTTHKTLRGPRGGMILCKDKYAKKIDKAIFPGLQGGPLMHVIAAKAVAFGEALQPNFSEYAQKVIENAKYLGECLKKEGIELLSGGTDNHLLLLDLRSLAITGKVAEVVLDEVGITVNKNTIPFDTESPFVTSGIRIGTAAVTSRGFEREEMKEIASIISVTLRNPEDKKILIKASKRVESLTSRFELY; translated from the coding sequence ATGAATTTAAAACAACAAGACTCAGCAATATATAATGCAATACAAGATGAGTTGCTTCGTCAGAGAAGAAAAATAGAATTAATAGCTTCAGAGAACTTTGTGAGTAAAGCTGTAATGGAAGCACAAGGTTCCATTATGACAAATAAATATGCAGAAGGCTATCCAGGTAGAAGATATTACGGAGGATGTGAGCATGTTGATGTCGCAGAAGAATTAGCTATAAGTCGTGCCAAGGAGCTTTTTCATGCTGAACATGCTAACGTTCAACCACACTCTGGAGCTCAAGCAAACATGGCTGTCTACTTTACTGTCCTTGAACATGGCGATACAGTCCTTGGGATGAACCTCTCTCATGGTGGTCATTTAACACACGGTAGTCCTGTGAATTTCAGTGGAGTACAATACAATTTCGTCGAGTACGGAGTTGATCAGGACTCTCAATTAATTGATTATGAAGATGTTAGAGAAAAATCAATTAAGCATCAACCTAAACTAATTGTAGCAGGAGCTAGCGCTTATCCAAGAAGTATCGACTTCAAACGCTTCCGAGAAATTGCTGATGAAGTTGGAGCACTACTAATGGTTGATATGGCACATATTGCAGGTCTGGTAGCTGCTGGTCTACATGAAAACCCGGTACCCTTTGCAGACTTTGTGACTACCACAACCCATAAAACACTTAGAGGACCTCGTGGCGGGATGATTCTTTGTAAAGATAAGTATGCAAAGAAAATAGATAAAGCAATTTTCCCTGGCTTACAAGGTGGCCCTTTAATGCATGTAATCGCAGCAAAAGCAGTAGCATTTGGAGAAGCACTTCAACCAAATTTCTCGGAATACGCACAGAAAGTTATTGAAAATGCCAAATACTTAGGTGAGTGTCTGAAAAAAGAGGGGATAGAGCTACTCTCTGGTGGAACAGACAACCACCTTCTCCTACTGGATTTAAGATCTTTAGCCATAACAGGAAAAGTTGCAGAAGTAGTCTTAGATGAAGTAGGTATAACCGTTAACAAAAACACAATTCCCTTCGATACAGAAAGCCCGTTTGTTACAAGTGGTATAAGAATAGGAACAGCAGCAGTAACCTCAAGAGGATTTGAACGTGAAGAGATGAAAGAAATAGCATCAATAATCTCTGTTACACTAAGAAACCCAGAAGACAAAAAAATATTAATAAAAGCAAGCAAACGAGTAGAATCATTAACAAGTAGATTTGAATTATATTAA
- a CDS encoding bifunctional 5,10-methylenetetrahydrofolate dehydrogenase/5,10-methenyltetrahydrofolate cyclohydrolase yields MLLLGRPIVLILEKNIKEELARTKVVPKLATILVGNNPSSETYVRMKVKACARVGIDSISYHLNTETTQEELLELIRKLNHDQEVDGILLQHPIPSHLDERDAFNKIHIDKDVDGVTTTGFGNMALGMDANPSCTPAAIMKLLKHYKIQVEGKHAVVIGRSPILGKPMASLLLNANATVTICHSYTEGLEQIVSTADIVIAAVGKPNFVKGSWIKEGAVVIDAGYNGGNVGDVDFESCLEKASAITPVPGGVGPITIATLLYQTVLSASKRKKENSN; encoded by the coding sequence TTGTTATTACTAGGTAGACCAATAGTATTGATATTAGAGAAAAATATTAAGGAAGAGCTTGCAAGAACAAAAGTAGTACCTAAGTTAGCAACTATATTAGTAGGTAACAATCCCTCATCCGAGACTTATGTAAGGATGAAGGTAAAAGCTTGTGCAAGAGTTGGAATCGATTCCATTTCATATCATCTTAACACTGAAACTACTCAAGAAGAGTTATTAGAACTAATTAGAAAACTAAATCATGATCAAGAAGTAGATGGTATCTTGCTACAACACCCAATTCCCTCTCATCTAGATGAAAGAGATGCATTTAATAAAATACATATAGATAAGGATGTAGACGGAGTAACAACTACCGGATTTGGGAATATGGCACTGGGCATGGATGCAAATCCATCCTGTACACCAGCGGCAATTATGAAACTACTGAAACATTATAAAATTCAAGTAGAAGGAAAACATGCAGTGGTAATCGGCAGAAGTCCTATCCTAGGAAAACCTATGGCATCATTATTGCTAAATGCAAATGCTACTGTCACGATATGTCATTCCTATACAGAAGGTTTGGAACAGATTGTCTCAACTGCTGATATAGTTATTGCAGCAGTTGGAAAGCCCAACTTTGTTAAAGGAAGTTGGATAAAAGAGGGAGCAGTTGTCATTGACGCCGGCTATAATGGAGGAAATGTAGGAGATGTGGATTTTGAGTCTTGTTTGGAAAAGGCGAGTGCGATAACCCCAGTTCCAGGTGGGGTAGGTCCAATTACTATCGCAACACTATTATATCAGACAGTTTTATCAGCCAGTAAAAGGAAAAAAGAGAATTCCAATTGA